The following proteins come from a genomic window of Bombyx mori chromosome 18, ASM3026992v2:
- the LOC732922 gene encoding proteasome alpha 3 subunit yields the protein MSSIGTGYDLSASQFSPDGRVFQVEYAAKAVENSGTVIGLRGKDGVVFAVEKLITSKLYEPGANKRIFHIDEHVGMAVAGLISDARQIVETARSEASNYRSQYGSPVPLKYLNERVSMYMHAYTLYSAVRPYGCSVVMGTWTDYEGPQMYMLDPSGVSFSYFGCAVGKAKQAAKTEIEKLKLGDLTVKELVREAARIIYLVHDELKDKQFELELSWVSKDTKGRHELVPRELATEAENQAKQALADIEDSDEGEM from the exons ATGAGTTCTATCGGAACTGGC tatgACCTATCGGCTTCTCAATTTTCTCCTGATGGTCGCGTTTTCCAAGTGGAATATGCTGCAAAGGCTGTAGAAAATTCTGGAACAGTAATTGGCCTCCGAGGAAAAGACGGAGTGGTATTTGCTGTTGAGAAGTTAATCACATCCAAACTGTATGAACCTGGCGCAAACAAGAGGATATTCCATATTGATGAACATGTTGGCATG GCTGTCGCAGGGCTCATATCAGATGCAAGACAAATTGTCGAGACTGCTCGTTCAGAGGCATCAAACTACAGATCTCAGTATGGCAGTCCAGTACCACTGAAGTATTTAAATGAACGAGTTTCAATGTACATGCACGCATACACACTATACAGCGCTGTTCGGCCATATGGTTGCTCAGTCGTTATGGGCACATGGACAGACTATGAAGGCCCTCAGATGTATATGCTAGATCCCAGTGGTGTATCTTTT TCATATTTTGGTTGCGCAGTCGGAAAAGCCAAACAGGCAGCAAAAACAGAGATAGAAAAGCTAAAACTTGGAGACCTCACAGTGAAGGAGCTTGTGAGAGAAGCCGCTAGAAT taTCTATCTTGTACATGATGAACTAAAAGATAAGCAGTTTGAGCTGGAGTTGTCTTGGGTTTCGAAAGACACGAAGGGTCGCCATGAGCTGGTTCCGCGTGAGCTCGCCACCGAAGCAGAGAACCAAGCTAAACAGGCTCTTGCTGATATTGAAGATTCAGATGAAGGAGAGATGTGA